A single genomic interval of Mangifera indica cultivar Alphonso chromosome 5, CATAS_Mindica_2.1, whole genome shotgun sequence harbors:
- the LOC123215283 gene encoding CDT1-like protein a, chloroplastic isoform X2 encodes MSSSDTSQSIPFKSKKPLHFKPKVETSNPKPLTTKTPEKPSPFLRRARNSGVALSVKEVRKAAQTRTRSQPQLTDEIESAKQQIGSWPTKQSPVKSAHGSNKLPEKYRQLAEFFDSLDSAIRLLKLKRSMSTFTNICPKIECLTDRRFSHGHLAQLKFILPEAIEIKKVLMFDEKTSCMKPDLHVTINVDAVECDGRSKSDSKNMDVRKVFRARLMDFIKGHPEGDEVPEEALPEPFNRPMINVHSAYNEISIPSSSEQKQAISAIYSKDMPLKVIKAPGMSLGVETSRVITNQQPIVASHLSQSFRRQFSKPLTNNDADQTDVQQKLSKTSDETLIVPVLEPCIDNISPSEETKGPLPATPMKVTDTVECKDDSLINIDGLQSTPAKLASTPARLMSSTPSLSTPKRRCYMTPEDVSASTPNKLVRRPQRSRSLKFDTPVKEKVNDEDNEIEGASVDDDILGILPENLIQSIREKERKTMEERDPAISQAKRRRQMIACLPKLFNMIHYLFQSIKRSVITKEELIYKIISSHCDIVDKREVEEQMSLLLELVPEWISEKVASSGDLLVCINKLSSPETIRAQLEEAK; translated from the exons ATGAGCTCCTCAGATACTTCACAGTCAATCCCCTTCAAATCCAAGAAGCCACTCCACTTCAAACCCAAAGTGGAAACTTCCAATCCAAAGCCATTGACAACCAAAACCCCGGAGAAGCCGTCACCTTTCCTCCGGCGGGCCCGTAACAGTGGCGTGGCCCTCTCTGTCAAAGAAGTGCGAAAGGCTGCCCAAACACGAACACGGTCGCAACCGCAGCTGACGGACGAGATTGAATCTGCCAAACAGCAGATTGGGTCATGGCCCACCAAACAATCCCCCGTAAAATCCGCTCATGGGTCCAACAAATTGCCGGAAAA GTATAGGCAGTTGGCTGAGTTTTTTGATAGCTTGGATAGTGCGATCAGGTTATTGAAATTGAAGCGATCCATGTCTACTTTCACCAATATTTGCCCTAAGATCGAGTGTTTAACTGACAg gaGGTTCTCACATGGCCACTTGGCTCAGTTGAAGTTTATACTTCCTGAAGCGATTGAGATAAAGAAAGTGCTGATGTTTGATGAGAAGACTAGTTGTATGAAGCCGGATCTTCATGTGACAATAAATGTTGATGCGGTTGAATGCGATGGCAGGTCAAAATCTGATAGCAAGAACATGGATGTGAGGAAGGTATTTCGTGCTCGGCTTATGGATTTTATTAAAGGCCACCCTGAG GGCGATGAAGTTCCGGAGGAAGCATTGCCAGAGCCATTCAATCGTCCAATGATAAATGTGCATTCAGCATATAATGAGATATCGATTCCATCATCCTCAGAGCAAAAACAAGCAATATCAGCTATCTACTCCAAAGATATGCCTTTAAAAGTAATCAAAGCTCCTGGCATGTCATTGGGCGTGGAGACGTCTCGTGTAATTACAAATCAGCAACCAATTGTAGCATCTCATCTGTCTCAATCTTTCAGAAGGCAATTTTCTAAGCCGCTTACAAACAATGATGCAGATCAAACTGACGTTCagcaaaaattatcaaagactTCTGATGAAACTTTGATTGTTCCAGTTCTAGAGCCATGCATTGACAATATTTCCCCAAGTGAGGAAACTAAAG GTCCCCTCCCTGCAACTCCAATGAAAGTGACAGACACTGTTGAATGTAAAGATGATTCTCTCATAAATATTGATGGCCTTCAGTCCACTCCTGCAAAACTTGCTTCTACTCCGGCTAGGCTGATGAGTTCAACACCTTCATTAAGTACACCAAAAAGGAGATGCTATATGACCCCAGAAGATGTTTCTGCCAGCACACCAAACAAGTTAGTTAGGCGTCCACAACGTAGCAGATCATTGAAATTTGACACTCCTGTGAAGGAGAAAGTCAATGATGAGGACAATGAGATAGAAGGTGCATCAGTTGATGATGATATTCTTGGTATTCTTCCTGAGAATCTTATTCAATCG ataagagaaaaagagaggaagacCATGGAGGAGCGTGATCCTGCAATTTCTCAAGCGAAGAGGCGGCGACAGATGATTGCCTGCCTGCCCAAGCTCTTCAACATGATTCATTACTTATTTCAGTCTATAAAACGTTCAGTGATCACTAAAGAGGAGCTTATTTACAAGATAATTTCAAGCCACTGTGATATAGTTGATAAAA GAGAAGTTGAAGAGCAGATGAGCTTGTTGTTGGAACTAGTTCCTGAATGGATTTCTGAAAAAGTGGCATCTAGCGGTGATTTGCTTGTTTG CATCAATAAACTGTCAAGTCCAGAAACCATTCGGGCACAGCTTGAAGAAGCAAAATGA
- the LOC123215283 gene encoding CDT1-like protein a, chloroplastic isoform X1 yields the protein MSSSDTSQSIPFKSKKPLHFKPKVETSNPKPLTTKTPEKPSPFLRRARNSGVALSVKEVRKAAQTRTRSQPQLTDEIESAKQQIGSWPTKQSPVKSAHGSNKLPEKYRQLAEFFDSLDSAIRLLKLKRSMSTFTNICPKIECLTDRRFSHGHLAQLKFILPEAIEIKKVLMFDEKTSCMKPDLHVTINVDAVECDGRSKSDSKNMDVRKVFRARLMDFIKGHPEGDEVPEEALPEPFNRPMINVHSAYNEISIPSSSEQKQAISAIYSKDMPLKVIKAPGMSLGVETSRVITNQQPIVASHLSQSFRRQFSKPLTNNDADQTDVQQKLSKTSDETLIVPVLEPCIDNISPSEETKGSATSQIKSSSISINSDKCMSRCESTSHLLPGPLPATPMKVTDTVECKDDSLINIDGLQSTPAKLASTPARLMSSTPSLSTPKRRCYMTPEDVSASTPNKLVRRPQRSRSLKFDTPVKEKVNDEDNEIEGASVDDDILGILPENLIQSIREKERKTMEERDPAISQAKRRRQMIACLPKLFNMIHYLFQSIKRSVITKEELIYKIISSHCDIVDKREVEEQMSLLLELVPEWISEKVASSGDLLVCINKLSSPETIRAQLEEAK from the exons ATGAGCTCCTCAGATACTTCACAGTCAATCCCCTTCAAATCCAAGAAGCCACTCCACTTCAAACCCAAAGTGGAAACTTCCAATCCAAAGCCATTGACAACCAAAACCCCGGAGAAGCCGTCACCTTTCCTCCGGCGGGCCCGTAACAGTGGCGTGGCCCTCTCTGTCAAAGAAGTGCGAAAGGCTGCCCAAACACGAACACGGTCGCAACCGCAGCTGACGGACGAGATTGAATCTGCCAAACAGCAGATTGGGTCATGGCCCACCAAACAATCCCCCGTAAAATCCGCTCATGGGTCCAACAAATTGCCGGAAAA GTATAGGCAGTTGGCTGAGTTTTTTGATAGCTTGGATAGTGCGATCAGGTTATTGAAATTGAAGCGATCCATGTCTACTTTCACCAATATTTGCCCTAAGATCGAGTGTTTAACTGACAg gaGGTTCTCACATGGCCACTTGGCTCAGTTGAAGTTTATACTTCCTGAAGCGATTGAGATAAAGAAAGTGCTGATGTTTGATGAGAAGACTAGTTGTATGAAGCCGGATCTTCATGTGACAATAAATGTTGATGCGGTTGAATGCGATGGCAGGTCAAAATCTGATAGCAAGAACATGGATGTGAGGAAGGTATTTCGTGCTCGGCTTATGGATTTTATTAAAGGCCACCCTGAG GGCGATGAAGTTCCGGAGGAAGCATTGCCAGAGCCATTCAATCGTCCAATGATAAATGTGCATTCAGCATATAATGAGATATCGATTCCATCATCCTCAGAGCAAAAACAAGCAATATCAGCTATCTACTCCAAAGATATGCCTTTAAAAGTAATCAAAGCTCCTGGCATGTCATTGGGCGTGGAGACGTCTCGTGTAATTACAAATCAGCAACCAATTGTAGCATCTCATCTGTCTCAATCTTTCAGAAGGCAATTTTCTAAGCCGCTTACAAACAATGATGCAGATCAAACTGACGTTCagcaaaaattatcaaagactTCTGATGAAACTTTGATTGTTCCAGTTCTAGAGCCATGCATTGACAATATTTCCCCAAGTGAGGAAACTAAAGGTTCTGCTACTTCCCAAATTAAATCATCATCTATATCAATCAACAGTGACAAATGCATGTCACGTTGTGAATCAACATCTCATTTGCTACCAGGTCCCCTCCCTGCAACTCCAATGAAAGTGACAGACACTGTTGAATGTAAAGATGATTCTCTCATAAATATTGATGGCCTTCAGTCCACTCCTGCAAAACTTGCTTCTACTCCGGCTAGGCTGATGAGTTCAACACCTTCATTAAGTACACCAAAAAGGAGATGCTATATGACCCCAGAAGATGTTTCTGCCAGCACACCAAACAAGTTAGTTAGGCGTCCACAACGTAGCAGATCATTGAAATTTGACACTCCTGTGAAGGAGAAAGTCAATGATGAGGACAATGAGATAGAAGGTGCATCAGTTGATGATGATATTCTTGGTATTCTTCCTGAGAATCTTATTCAATCG ataagagaaaaagagaggaagacCATGGAGGAGCGTGATCCTGCAATTTCTCAAGCGAAGAGGCGGCGACAGATGATTGCCTGCCTGCCCAAGCTCTTCAACATGATTCATTACTTATTTCAGTCTATAAAACGTTCAGTGATCACTAAAGAGGAGCTTATTTACAAGATAATTTCAAGCCACTGTGATATAGTTGATAAAA GAGAAGTTGAAGAGCAGATGAGCTTGTTGTTGGAACTAGTTCCTGAATGGATTTCTGAAAAAGTGGCATCTAGCGGTGATTTGCTTGTTTG CATCAATAAACTGTCAAGTCCAGAAACCATTCGGGCACAGCTTGAAGAAGCAAAATGA
- the LOC123215490 gene encoding protein KINESIN LIGHT CHAIN-RELATED 3 produces MRRASSSISFLIHLSRHKPQKLTPLLGINYICGLTSSSSPLKSYTRIHGLFFKTHQYQANPSRKLNTLVQSPPQISSRQRKIKEKSDLEEAFESAKTTEEMLQAFKEMESSFDESELGLACLKMGLKLDQQGEDPEMALSFANRALKVLDKDDNNNKPSLLVAMCLQLMGSANYTLKRFNDCLGYLNRANRILCRLEEEDFGRMDDIRPVLHAVQLELANVKTAIGRREEALGHLRKCLEIKELTLEEDSRELGVANRDLAEAYIGVLNFKEALPFGLKALEIHKNGLGHNSVEVAHDRRVLGVIYSGLEEHHQALEQNELSQKVLKTWGLSSELLRAEIDAANMQIALGKYEEAIDTLKGVVQRTEKDSETRASVFISMAKAFCNQEKFADSKRCLEIACGILDKKEAVSPLEVSEAYSEISMQYETMNEFETAISLLKRTLALLEKLPQEQHSEGSVSARIGWLLLLTGKVPQAIPYLESAAERLKESFGPKHFGVGYIYNNLGAAYLELDRPHSAAQIFAVAKDIMDVSLGPYHADSIEACQNLSKAYSTMGSYTLAIEFQQRVIDAWESHGPSAEDELREAHRLLEQLKNKARGASTIEPHTRALPLPHADLSSQSS; encoded by the exons ATGAGAAGAGCTTCGAGTTCGATTTCATTTCTTATACACCTCTCTCGCCACAAGCCTCAAAAATTAACCCCTCTTCTCggcataaattatatttgtggTCTCACCTCATCTTCTTCACCGCTCAAATCCTATACTAGAATCCATGGCTTGTTCTTCAAAACCCACCAATATCAAGCAAACCCATCTAGAAAACTCAACACCCTTGTACAGAGCCCTCCTCAAATTTCCTCTAGACagagaaaaatcaaagaaaaatctGATCTTGAAGAGGCTTTTGAGTCCGCTAAGACTACTGAAGAAATGCTTCAAGCTTTTAAAGAAATGGAGTCTTCTTTTGATGAGAGCGAACTTGGTTTGGCTTGTTTGAAAATGGGTCTCAAACTTGATCAGCAAGGTGAGGACCCTGAAATGGCTCTCTCTTTTGCTAATAGAGCTTTGAAAGTTCTTGATAAAgatgataacaataataaacCGTCTTTGCTTGTTGCTATGTGTTTACAATTAATGGGTTCCGCCAATTATACCTTGAAAAGATTTAATGATTGTTTGGGGTATCTTAATCGAGCTAATAGGATATTGTGCCGGTTAGAGGAAGAAGATTTTGGTAGAATGGACGATATTAGGCCGGTTTTGCATGCTGTGCAACTTGAGTTAGCCAATGTGAAGACTGCAATAGGAAGGCGGGAAGAGGCTTTGGGGCATCTTAGGAAGTGTTTAGAGATTAAGGAGTTGACTCTAGAGGAAGACAGTAGGGAATTAGGAGTGGCGAACAGGGACTTGGCAGAAGCATATATTggggttttaaattttaaggagGCATTGCCATTTGGTTTGAAGGCTTTGGAGATTCATAAAAATGGACTGGGGCATAATTCTGTAGAGGTTGCACATGATAGGAGGGTTCTTGGGGTTATATATAGTGGGTTGGAAGAGCACCATCAGGCACTGGAGCAGAATGAGTTGTCACAGaaggttttgaaaacttggggCCTTAGTTCTGAACTGCTTCGTGCAGAGATTGATGCTGCCAATATGCAGATTGCATTGGGAAAGTATGAGGAGGCCATTGATACCTTGAAGGGTGTTGTCCAGCGGACAGAAAAGGATAGTGAGACTCGAGCATCTGTGTTTATTTCAATGGCAAAAGCGTTCTGTAACCAGGAAAAATTTGCTGATTCAAAGAGGTGTTTAGAAATTGCCTGTGGAATTCTAGATAAGAAAGAAGCAGTTTCGCCACTAGAAGTTTCTGAGGCATACTCAGAGATATCCATGCAATATGAGACTATGAATGAGTTTGAGACTGCAATTTCATTGTTGAAGAGAACACTGGCTTTGCTTGAGAAACTTCCACAAGAGCAGCATTCAGAAGGAAGTGTTTCTGCTAGAATAGGGTGGTTACTTCTGTTGACAGGTAAGGTGCCTCAGGCAATTCCATACTTGGAGAGTGCAGCAGAGAGGTTAAAAGAAAGCTTTGGTCCCAAGCATTTTGGAGTGGGGTATATTTACAACAATTTGGGGGCTGCATACTTGGAATTAGATAGACCTCATTCAGCTGCACAGATTTTTGCAGTTGCAAAAGATATAATGGATGTCTCACTTGGTCCTTATCATGCTGATTCAATTGAGGCATGTCAAAACCTTTCTAAGGCATACAGTACTATGGGAAG TTATACCCTTGCAATTGAATTCCAGCAGCGAGTAATTGATGCCTGGGAAAGCCATGGACCAAGTGCAGAAGACGAACTCAGAGAAGCTCATCGTCTTCTTGAACAATTAAAGAATAAAGCCCGTGGTGCATCCACTATCGAACCTCACACAAGGGCCTTGCCTCTGCCCCATGCTGATCTCTCTAGCCAAAGTTCCTAG
- the LOC123217584 gene encoding RING-H2 finger protein ATL16-like, with protein sequence MAPNLKHLYNLGAQALAPIKNQQIFTRQVPSMQNSDSPFPILAIAVLSIMGTAFLLISYYIFVTKCCNNWDRLNLLRRFSILRARQNEGPFIAFSPTMWNRGLDESVIRDIPTCQFRREEGEDKNVYGCVVCLNDFQDQDMLRVLPNCGHAFHLDCIDIWLQSNANCPLCRKSISGSTRYPFDQIIAPRSSPQGSQQYADSLMGGDEDFVVIELGEDEDILFPYRQQEREHSSEVFVQPGSHSPKRPEKKIKNLKPKKGHHKSIMGDECIDLREKDDQFPIQPIRRSFSLDSAADRQLYLTAQAIVRQNGHHREVTTDEECSTRSQRSFLPLRHGRGSRNAVLPVEFEL encoded by the coding sequence ATGGCACCAAACCTCAAACACTTGTATAATTTGGGGGCTCAGGCTCTAGCACCCATCAAAAACCAGCAAATCTTCACACGTCAAGTACCATCAATGCAAAATTCAGACTCTCCTTTTCCTATACTAGCCATTGCTGTTCTAAGCATCATGGGCACAGCTTTCTTGCTAATTAGCTATTACATCTTCGTGACTAAATGCTGCAATAACTGGGATCGGCTTAATCTTCTGAGGCGATTTTCTATCCTACGAGCTAGGCAGAATGAAGGACCATTTATAGCCTTCTCTCCAACAATGTGGAACCGTGGACTTGATGAATCAGTCATCCGCGATATTCCAACTTGTCAATTCAGAAGAGAAGAAGGTGAGGACAAGAATGTCTATGGATGTGTGGtttgtttgaatgattttcaaGATCAAGATATGCTGAGAGTTCTTCCGAACTGTGGCCACGCTTTCCACTTAGATTGTATTGATATATGGCTTCAGAGCAATGCCAATTGCCCTCTTTGCCGGAAAAGCATTTCAGGCTCAACTCGATATCCTTTTGATCAAATAATTGCGCCAAGATCTTCACCTCAAGGCTCGCAGCAATATGCTGATAGCCTCATGGGCGGCGATGAGGATTTTGTGGTAATTGAATTAGGAGAAGATGAAGatattttgtttccttataGGCAACAAGAAAGAGAACATTCAAGTGAGGTTTTTGTTCAGCCTGGAAGTCATTCACCAAAGAGGCCAGAGAAGAAGATTAAGAACTTAAAACCCAAAAAAGGCCACCATAAATCAATCATGGGGGATGAGTGCATTGACttaagagaaaaagatgatCAGTTCCCTATCCAACCAATTAGGAGATCCTTCTCACTAGATTCTGCAGCGGATCGACAGCTTTACTTAACTGCCCAAGCAATTGTTCGACAAAATGGGCATCATAGGGAGGTTACTACTGATGAAGAATGTAGCACCAGATCCCAGAGATCCTTTCTCCCATTAAGACATGGCAGGGGATCAAGAAATGCTGTTCTACCTGTTGAATTTGAGCTGTAG
- the LOC123217080 gene encoding autophagy-related protein 9-like, protein MMFSGQKFANPLNVLKWKWHGDSSLTTGLLKDVPPEVELSDYGHGRVPSPGSESPTGLLNGETLNTAPIVDLDLFFERLYSYYCEKGLWCIIIKWIVELLSLGFIICFSAFFLLYVDWNGLRRAKCGMDAVESGIKPCDLAKEALHQHPLAPLTLSKLIIVGYLGLFSIYWIFCFLRFFAQLKDTLGIRHFYQNSLHVTDSEIQTMPWATILEKVVQLQSSQQLCVVKDLSAHDVVLRLMRKENYLIGMLNKGVLAFPISQWVPGAGPTVRCDSNGTQYRLILTKTLEWTLNWCILQSMFDRNFCLRQDFISNPRTLKKRLMVVGLVMLILSPFLVIFMLVYLFLRHAEQFYNHPSTASSRRWSNLSKWICREFNEVDHLFKHRINSSVMHACDYLKQFPSPIISIIAKFISFVSGGFAAILIIIAFLEESLLEGHIFGRNLFWYAAVFGTITAISRAAVTDELLVLDPEGAMSMVVQHTHYMPKRWRGKENTEMVRIEFETLFQYTGMMLLEEMASIFLTPILLLFIVPKRLDDILKFIADYTVDIEGVGHVCSFSTFDFQNHGNSNYASPYHTPGMQRSSQGKMEKSFLSFQTSYPSWEPNSQGKRFLLNLRTFRDRKFQGQGIRNAYSPPRMWHGSPNLRHNGDRNSTLLRELYTAGTGYQLGSLWLVDTERKNHPYLLDWYYTSRYIQTTDHIVDIPSIPYEVTDHCQGDHLMPSNVIQNEARYGYWDHSNEGRLQSHLGASTSTPVFQESVFQHHDPSNLLQPTRRDWWDRSGPDDAQPQSSFLEPPDFKQYAAHTNYYGNFSERSLEEQEQHLEWRNSHGLSRTTCMDDLDVENLNLHFGDVYSKTPETPETPVASPEPPNI, encoded by the exons ATGATGTTCAGTGGACAGAAGTTCGCAAATCCTCTCAATGTATTGAAGTGGAAGTGGCATGGTGATTCATCATTGACAACAGGCTTGCTTAAGGATGTGCCTCCTGAGGTGGAGTTGTCTGACTATGGACATGGAAGGGTACCAAGTCCTGGTAGTGAGAGCCCAACAGGGCTACTGAATGGTGAAACCTTGAATACAGCTCCAATTGTTGATTTAGATTTGTTTTTTGAAAGGCTTTATAGCTACTACTGTGAGAAAGGTCTTTGgtgtattataataaaatggaTAGTGGAGCTTCTGAGCTTGGGTTTCATCATATGTTTCTCAGCATTTTTCTTACTGTATGTTGATTGGAATGGTCTTCGTAGAGCAAAGTGTGGAATGGATGCAGTTGAATCTGGAATTAAGCCCTGTGATCTTGCCAAGGAAGCTCTTCATCAGCACCCATTAGCCCCACTAACACTTTCCAAACTAATTATTGTTGGATATTTGGGGTTATTTTCTATCTACTGGATCTTCTGTTTCTTGAGGTTTTTTGCTCAGTTGAAGGATACTCTAGGAATTCGTCACTTTTATCAAAACAG TCTTCATGTTACAGACAGTGAAATCCAAACCATGCCATGGGCAACCATCCTTGAAAAGGTTGTTCAGTTACAAAGTTCACAGCAACTTTGTGTAGTTAAAGATTTATCTGCTCATGATGTGGTATTGCGTTTGATGAGGAAGGAGAATTACTTGATTGGAATGCTCAACAAAGGGGTGCTAGCTTTTCCAATTTCTCAGTGGGTACCGGGTGCTGGTCCAACTGTCAGATGTGACTCAAATGGCACACAGTATCGCCTAATACTTACCAAGACCCTGGAATGGACCTTGAATTGGTGCATACTGCAGAGTATGTTTGATCG AAACTTTTGTCTCAGACAAGACTTCATTTCTAATCCTAGAACCTTGAAGAAAAGGCTTATGGTTGTTGGGCTTGTGATGCTTATCCTTTCTCCATTTCTTGTCATATTTATGCTAGTATATCTCTTCTTAAGACATGCTGAGCAATTCTACAATCATCCAAGCACAGCATCATCTCGACGATGGTCAAATTTGTCAAAATGGATTTGTAGGGAATTCAACGAG GTTGACCATTTATTCAAGCATCGGATCAATAGCAGTGTCATGCATGCTTGTGATTATCTGAAGCAATTTCCATCACCTATTATTTCTATCATAGCCAAGTTTATTTCATTTGTGTCCGGTGGTTTTGCTGCTATCCTGATCATCATTGCTTTTCTGGAGGAATCTCTCCTTGAGGGCCAT ATATTCGGTCGCAACTTGTTTTGGTATGCTGCTGTGTTTGGAACCATAACAGCTATTAGCCGGGCTGCAGTTACAGATGAGCTCTTGGTCCTTGATCCAGAAGGGGCAATGTCTATGGTAGTTCAACATACACATTATATGCCAAAGAGATGGCGTGGTAAAGAAAATACTGAGATGGTCCGGATAGAGTTTGAAACACTCTTTCAG TATACTGGGATGATGTTACTTGAGGAGATGGCCTCCATTTTCCTCACTCCAATATTGTTGTTATTCATCGTCCCGAAG CGTTTGGATGACATATTAAAGTTCATTGCAGATTATACAGTGGATATTGAAGGTGTTGGTCATGTCTGCAG TTTTAGCACCTTTGATTTTCAAAACCATGGCAATAGCAATTATGCTTCTCCATATCATACACCTGGTATGCAGAGGAGCTCTCAAGGGAAAATGGAGAAGTCGTTCTTGAG TTTCCAGACTAGCTATCCATCGTGGGAGCCAAATTCTCAGGGAAAGCGGTTCCTGTTAAATCTTAGAACTTTCAGGGACAGAAAATTTCAAGGACAAGGAATTAGAAATGCATATTCTCCACCAAGAATGTGGCATGGGAGCCCAAATTTGAGACATAATGGAGACAGAAACAGCACCTTATTACGGGAATTGTACACAGCTGGAACTGGTTATCAGTTAGGTTCTTTGTGGCTAGTTGATACCGAACGGAAGAATCATCCATATCTTCTTGACTGGTATTATACTTCTCGTTATATACAGACAACTGATCATATTGTAGATATACCGTCTATACCATATGAAGTGACTGACCATTGTCAAGGAGATCACTTGATGCCATCAAACGTAATACAAAATGAAGCAAGATATGGATACTGGGACCATTCCAATGAAGGGCGATTGCAGTCACATCTAGGGGCTTCTACATCAACTCCAGTCTTCCAGGAGAGTGTATTTCAGCATCACGATCCTAGTAACTTGTTACAACCTACCCGACGTGATTGGTGGGATAGAAGTGGCCCAGATGATGCGCAACCGCAGTCAAGTTTTCTCGAGCCACCTGATTTCAAGCAATATGCCGCACATACTAATTATTATGGTAACTTCTCAGAGAGAAGCTTAGAGGAGCAAGAACAGCACTTGGAGTGGAGAAACTCTCATGGGTTATCACGGACCACATGTATGGATGACCTTGATGTAGAAAATCTTAATCTTCATTTTGGTGATGTTTATAGCAAAACTCCTGAAACTCCTGAAACCCCTGTGGCAAGTCCAGAGCCCCCAAACATTTGA
- the LOC123215284 gene encoding WAT1-related protein At4g08300-like — protein sequence MHKDMTSSPENKAPKACAFRVFRRFKPHLLMILVQMSYTALYFITEAAFNSGLNPHVYVTYRHIVGGLVMFPIAYFTERKVRPKMTLFVFLEISLLSFLGVGLTVNMYFASMRYTSPTFITAMINTTSCLTFIFAVILRLEHVDVRDPRGIAKILGSLMSLAGVTAMTLYKGPALHSLKDVAIHIGNNSVHKNWMKGSILIVASCISASIWYILQASTLKKYPAELSLTAWLNCIGGALSAVFTILIEHRSAAPWSITSNIDFWSIVYSGVICCGLTIAIQLWCTKQKGPVFVTSFNPLTAVMVATLAYLVVGEKLHMGSIAGGIMVIVGLYTLLWGKERDQGFSKPQEQSFPNCDDQEPKSKNVTT from the exons ATGCATAAAGATATGACCTCTTCCCCAGAAAATAAAGCTCCAAAGGCATGCGCATTCAGGGTGTTTAGGAGATTTAAGCCACATCTTCTAATGATTCTGGTTCAGATGAGTTACACGGCGCTCTATTTCATAACAGAAGCAGCCTTCAACAGTGGCTTGAATCCTCATGTCTATGTGACTTATCGCCACATCGTAGGCGGCTTAGTTATGTTCCCTATTGCTTATTTTACTGAAAG AAAAGTAAGGCCAAAGATGacattatttgtatttttggaAATATCTTTGCTTTCTTTCCTCGG GGTCGGATTAACTGTCAACATGTATTTTGCGAGTATGAGATACACCTCTCCAACCTTCATCACAGCCATGATTAATACTACCTCTTGCTTGACTTTCATATTTGCAGTCATTCTCAG GCTGGAGCATGTTGATGTAAGAGATCCAAGGGGGATTGCTAAAATCCTGGGAAGTTTAATGTCTTTAGCCGGTGTCACAGCCATGACTTTGTACAAAGGACCCGCATTGCATAGCCTCAAGGACGTTGCAATCCATATCGGAAATAACTCTGTTCATAAAAACTGGATGAAAGGATCAATCCTGATTGTTGCAAGTTGTATATCAGCCTCTATATGGTACATTCTGCAGGCATCTACATTGAAGAAGTATCCAGCAGAATTGTCACTTACAGCATGGTTAAACTGTATTGGTGGAGCACTATCGGCAGTCTTTACAATACTCATAGAGCACAGATCAGCTGCGCCGTGGTCGATTACCTCTAACATTGATTTCTGGTCCATCGTGTATTCT GGAGTTATATGCTGTGGTTTGACCATCGCCATTCAACTATGGTGCACAAAACAAAAAGGCCCAGTTTTTGTTACCAGTTTTAATCCCCTTACAGCAGTGATGGTGGCGACTTTAGCCTACTTGGTTGTAGGTGAAAAGCTGCACATGGGCAG TATAGCGGGCGGAATCATGGTTATTGTTGGTCTTTACACCTTGTTGTGGGGCAAAGAAAGGGATCAAGGTTTCAGCAAGCCACAAGAACAGTCTTTTCCCAACTGTGACGACCAGGAGCCAAAGAGCAAAAATGTTACAACATAA